Below is a genomic region from Candidatus Nitrosocosmicus arcticus.
GATCAACTAAAGCGTGAAATTTTTCTAACAAAAAAATTTTTTATAATTTATTGTCCGTATCTTTAATAACAATCTACCCCAAAGATTATAACTATTGGTATTATGATGCTGAATTAGAAGATGGACTTTACAATTAATGAGGGGCGAAGAAATTTAACAGTTCCCCTATTAGTTGAATCAGCTATTCTAAATGATGAGGGTAAACTATCATCTACCGGATCATTATCGGTAAAGACCGGAAAATTTACTGGTCGTTCACCTGAGGATAAATTTATTGTCAAGGATGAAATTACTGCCAACTCGGTAGATTGGGGTAAGGTTAATCACCCTATTTCTGAAGAAAATTTTGAAAAAATACTCGATCGTATGACAAAGTACATTCACGATAATAATCTAGAGGAGAAACTCTACACTTTCGATGGATTTGTTGGAGCTGATATCTCCTCTAGGCTATCGATAAGAGTCATTACAGATAGAGCATGGCATAGTTTGTTTGCAACTCAAATTTTCATAAATACATCACAAGAAGAATTGTCTAATTTTAGACCTGATTTTACTTTATTGTCAATAAATGATTTTGCGTCTATTCCAGAGTTAGAAGGAACAAAATCTGAAACTTTTATTATTATTAGTTTCAAGCGAAATTTGATCCTGATGGGGTCAACTTCTTATGCTGGTGAAATAAAGAAATCAATGTTTTCAGTTATGAATTTTCTTTTACCTAAAAAGGGCATATTTCCTATGCATTGTTCCGCAAATATGGGTAAAGATGATAAGTCCGCCCTATTTTTTGGTTTATCGGGAACAGGAAAAACAACTCTTTCAGCCGATGAAAATCGACGATTAGTGGGAGATGATGAGCATGGCTGGTCTGATAAAGGTATATTTAATTTTGAAGGAGGTTGTTATGCTAAATGTATCAATCTAAACAAAGATAAAGAACCACAAATATGGAATGCAATTAAATTTGGTTCCGTAATGGAAAATGTTGTTATTGATCCGTTTTCAAGAGAACCTGATTTTTCTGATGGTAGTTTGACAGAAAATACCCGTGTGGTATATCCTTTGAATTTTATTCCTGGGGCAGTTATCCCCAGTATCTGCGGTCATCCATACGTCATAATTTTTCTTACGGCGGATGCGTTTGGGGTTCTTCCTCCTATTTCTAAATTATCAAAAGAGGGTGCTATGTATCATTTCATGTCGGGGTATACCAGCAAATTGGCAGGGACAGAACGAGGAATTACCGAACCAAAAGAGACATTTTCTCAATGTTTTGGAGCCCCTTTCATGCCATTAAAAGCTGCAGAGTATGCTAAGTTACTTGGGGAAAAGATAACTAGATATGATTCAAAAGTTTATTTAATCAACACCGGCTGGTCGGGTGGTCCCTACGGAATAGGTAAACGAATAGATCTGAAATATACCAGGCGGATGGTTTCTGCAGCACTGAAAGGTATACTCGATGACGTTCCATATGAGACACATGAAATGTTTAATCTCGATTACCCCACATCATGCCTTGACGTTCCTGCTTCGATACTAAATCCTCGAAATACATGGCATGACAAAAATCAATATGACTTTTCTGCCAAAAGACTGGCTAAATTATTCATAAATAATTTCAGGAAATTTGAACCCATCTCTGAAGAAATTATTAAGGCGGGTCCTTACTTGAACTAGAATCATTTACTTTGTAATTAATCCAAAGGATTTTTCTTACTTCAATCTAAAGGGTAGCCCGGAGCAGATTCGAACTGCTGTCTCCAGGTTTCTTTTCTATAAGATTCAGAGCCTGAAATCCTTAGTCCTTTTGGAGTTTGACCGCTAGATTCGGCACCATTTTTTTTCTATGGTTCCACCGGGCTTCACGAGCTACACTTTATGATATTTGTTTCCATTATTTTATTTTATCTCTAATCTAATGGAATTACTTGTCAACTAAAGAATAATGGTGTCTATTTTTTGGTATTTATCTCTCTAATTACCGTTCCATAATCGAGATGAGCTTTTTTTCTCATATATGGGATCAACTTATAATGAATTGAATAAATATTATTTTCACGCATTAAGATGCCTTTAACCAATAATGACACAAACCCTCCTGCAACTTTGGATGGTAAAATCTCTTTGTTTTCACAAATGCAATCTCTCTTTATATGATATTCTTGTAATGTAAAATAATTTCTGTTCACTTCTAAAATTAGAGGCCAGATTACGTACTCCCATACTAACCTGCGATTTTCAGTCGAGGATGCATGTTTTCCCTTTTTTATTTCCCTTTGTTTGTAATTGTCTAATGTCATTTCTCTATGTTTTGATCTTTATTATTAGACTTGATATCATAGTCACATTTAAACATCCGGTTTTATAATTCTACATACATGGCCTTATCTCACGGGGAAGAGGAGAAAGTTAATGATGTCTCCTTCGCACTAGATGATCTCTCAAAAAAATGGAAGATAGATCCAATTGTTAGGGATGTACATCTTGGCAAACGTACAGACATTCAAGATTATACGATTAAGATTAACCAGGTCACTTATCATATCCCTTTTTTGTCTGGGTCATCTCTTTTTTTACTGTGGGATTGTTTATGGCCCGATTGTCATAATTGCTGTGATAAGCAAGGAAGGTTACCCTTAACGTCTGGAGATATAACCAATATTTCAAAACAATTGGGATATGAAACAAAATCGTCCTTTCTGCGGAATGAAACTTACGTAGCAACATGGGACAATGATTCCACTTCAGATTCAAACTCTCCGATAATAACTACTTTAACCATGCTTAATTTGAAGAGAAAGCAGTCAGAAAACGAAACTGACAATGGTCATCCATTAACCTGCAGATTCCTAGATGAATGTGGATCATGTCAGCTCCATCCTAATAAGCCTGGAGTTTGTTGGCTATATCCTTTTTTTTCGTGGAGCCAAAATGAAAAGAATTTAGTTTCTGTACATGCATCATTTCAACTAACAGGTGATTGTCCAGGTTTCTACTTGAGTAAGAAAATGGACGACATTATGCCTACTCTAATTAAATATTCTGAAATAATCTATAATTATACAATGAATGTTAACACTACCATTAGAGAAGGGTTTGGAAAAATCGATGTTATTAACTATTAAAAGAAATACTTTTCATAACAAAAAATAGGTTATTTTGATTTGGCGTACCTATTGTTAACGTCTTCCCAATTTATCAGATTCCACCAGGCATTGACATAGTCGGGTCTTTTATTCTGATATTTGAGATAATAAGCGTGTTCCCAAACATCACATCCTAATAATGGTATGAGATTTTCTGTCCTAGGACTCGTTTGATTAGGCATGGATTTATAGTCTACTTTGTTGCTTTTTGGGTCAAATACCAACCATCCCCAACCACTTCCTTGAATACCTACCGTACTTGTAGTAAACTTTTCTTTAAAAGCTGCAAAACTTCCAAATGAATTATTTATTGCCTCAGCAACAGATCCTTGTGGTTCCCCTCCGCCGTTTGGAGTTAAATTGTTCCAGAAAATTCGATGATTGTCAAACCCACCGCCGTTAAAGTTTATTGCTGATCTCAAATCATTGGGTACACTCCCTAGGTCACTAAGAATTTCTACTATATCCTTATTCTGAACGTCTTGAGGACATTTTTCAAGAGCTGCGTTAAGATTGTTGGTATATGTTTGATGATGTTTTGTATAATGGATTTCCATAGTTTTTGCATCTATATTTGGTTCTAATGCCTCATAACTAAATGGAAGAGGAGGTAATTCGTATTTGTTCATTAAACAGTTGTGTATACGAAACCTTTTATCCTTTTCCTTTTTCTTGATCCGTTGCTAAGGCCCGGAATTCTCAAGAATAATGGTTTAAAAAGACTAGCAAACGCAATTACTATCTGAGGCTATTTAGCATCAATCGGAAACATATTTATTTATTCTAAGTAGAATAAAACGATATTATGGTAATCAATAATGATCTCCTTGAACAACGTAAAAAGGTTTCAGAGCATCGTCCCAAATTTAAGAGACAAGAAAGCTGGAGATATAAAAGATTAGCTGTCAACTGGAGAAAACCCAAGGGTGTTGACAATAAGATGAGAAAGCAAGTCTCAGGAGTGCCACCATTGGTAAAGATTGGTTACCGTGGCCCTAGAATATCACGTGGATTACATCCTTCCGGTTATGTTGATAATTTGGTTCATAACATTAAGGATTTGATGTTGTTGGATAATACTAAGGATGCAGCCCGCATAGCACATACTGTTGGAAACAAGAAAAGACTAGAGATTATCTCAAAAGCAGAGTCAATGGGCATCAAACTAATAAACGGAAAAAAAGCTGAATCGGATTCATCCAAATCCTCAATCGTGAAGAAAGATCAAAAGTAGTGATCTAAATGGTAGTAAATATACATAAAAAAAGAGAACTAGCATCCCGAATTCTTGGAGTTGGGGTTAATA
It encodes:
- the pckA gene encoding phosphoenolpyruvate carboxykinase (ATP), which codes for MDFTINEGRRNLTVPLLVESAILNDEGKLSSTGSLSVKTGKFTGRSPEDKFIVKDEITANSVDWGKVNHPISEENFEKILDRMTKYIHDNNLEEKLYTFDGFVGADISSRLSIRVITDRAWHSLFATQIFINTSQEELSNFRPDFTLLSINDFASIPELEGTKSETFIIISFKRNLILMGSTSYAGEIKKSMFSVMNFLLPKKGIFPMHCSANMGKDDKSALFFGLSGTGKTTLSADENRRLVGDDEHGWSDKGIFNFEGGCYAKCINLNKDKEPQIWNAIKFGSVMENVVIDPFSREPDFSDGSLTENTRVVYPLNFIPGAVIPSICGHPYVIIFLTADAFGVLPPISKLSKEGAMYHFMSGYTSKLAGTERGITEPKETFSQCFGAPFMPLKAAEYAKLLGEKITRYDSKVYLINTGWSGGPYGIGKRIDLKYTRRMVSAALKGILDDVPYETHEMFNLDYPTSCLDVPASILNPRNTWHDKNQYDFSAKRLAKLFINNFRKFEPISEEIIKAGPYLN
- a CDS encoding YkgJ family cysteine cluster protein, with the translated sequence MALSHGEEEKVNDVSFALDDLSKKWKIDPIVRDVHLGKRTDIQDYTIKINQVTYHIPFLSGSSLFLLWDCLWPDCHNCCDKQGRLPLTSGDITNISKQLGYETKSSFLRNETYVATWDNDSTSDSNSPIITTLTMLNLKRKQSENETDNGHPLTCRFLDECGSCQLHPNKPGVCWLYPFFSWSQNEKNLVSVHASFQLTGDCPGFYLSKKMDDIMPTLIKYSEIIYNYTMNVNTTIREGFGKIDVINY
- a CDS encoding superoxide dismutase, which gives rise to MNKYELPPLPFSYEALEPNIDAKTMEIHYTKHHQTYTNNLNAALEKCPQDVQNKDIVEILSDLGSVPNDLRSAINFNGGGFDNHRIFWNNLTPNGGGEPQGSVAEAINNSFGSFAAFKEKFTTSTVGIQGSGWGWLVFDPKSNKVDYKSMPNQTSPRTENLIPLLGCDVWEHAYYLKYQNKRPDYVNAWWNLINWEDVNNRYAKSK
- a CDS encoding 50S ribosomal protein L32e — protein: MVINNDLLEQRKKVSEHRPKFKRQESWRYKRLAVNWRKPKGVDNKMRKQVSGVPPLVKIGYRGPRISRGLHPSGYVDNLVHNIKDLMLLDNTKDAARIAHTVGNKKRLEIISKAESMGIKLINGKKAESDSSKSSIVKKDQK